The following proteins come from a genomic window of Sorghum bicolor cultivar BTx623 chromosome 3, Sorghum_bicolor_NCBIv3, whole genome shotgun sequence:
- the LOC8075013 gene encoding uncharacterized protein At1g51745, giving the protein MGSCAGEEEEWPGGVTGPDAEVGALVWVRRRNGSWWPGRILGMDELPENIVIPPRSAGTPIKLLGRPDGSIDWYNLEKSKRVKSFRCGEYDECIEKAKVLARQQKRTHTEGRYVRREDAIMHALEIERSRFPNNCDDLEEDAANDMCTSHNICSAKSININGLSKKSRGAKSLYDIEENSAQESSQALTLYKQPQNLSSSSTRYASSKRKKRKGHKDHEDDTVQGFQRMRDLREIGTKNVPKQKSGAGPVSDVPLFESGPSFGYDLSSANGIKKGKQSQSSIKKKRSSIGQSYDSLSKKDRHRPLSMLSEDSEVSGTYYHWDPSVQSSSQYPGGQIPNLFESSRAKNIFPSDVNNCSYSSGTSSLETLLDTSHINHKGSVNAVTLKDADPCTTGFLNDDCLDCDGFLDAVTLEGDVLQEGHLDTYGSCASIKDQISKLGNQSTGCGIGGIPSTRHNRNSKKKSITSVNLIPKESQKRDINSLLQCEGIIKSEGTVFRPAELEDNTQHATPEHDESSETISNHSNSEKGTTSFSNYVPLQVLPPPGQRPDLKPPRCPVTSPTKRARTDRLYDVELTVQRSYKGHHVPLVSLMSKWTGKPIVGYPVTVEVLEDSCPITSRDEHHPVKGSLDSLLKSKVAEPRQARSSHAPRSKSKSSGRKKASEHDLDKSWRPHTKKPASSPRKMRRLSSFAGSRRECADQKPVVAKTGGPAVACVPLRLVFSRINEALSFPLRQENPT; this is encoded by the exons ATGGGGAGCTGCgctggagaggaggaggagtggCCCGGCGGCGTGACGGGGCCGGACGCCGAGGTCGGAGCGCTCGTCTGGGTGCGCCGCCGCAACGGATCCTGGTGGCCGGGCCGGATCCTGGGCATGGACGAGCTTCCCGAGAACATCGTCATCCCGCCGCGCTCCGCCGGCACGCCTATCAAGCTCCTCGGCCGCCCCGACGGCAGCAT TGACTGGTATAATCTTGAGAAATCTAAACGTGTGAAGTCATTTCGGTGTGGAGAATATGATGAATGTATAGAAAAAGCCAAGGTTCTAGCTCGCCAGCAAAAGAGGACACATACTGAAGGGAGATATGTTCGCAGAGAGGATGCCATTATGCATGCCCTTGAAATCGAAAGGTCCCGCTTTCCAAATAACTGTGATGATCTTGAAGAGGACGCTGCCAATGATATGTGTACATCCCATAATATATGCTCTGCAAAGTCTATAAATATAAATGGGCTCAGCAAAAAATCTCGTGGTGCAAAGAGTCTGTATGATATAGAAGAAAATTCAGCTCAAGAGTCGTCTCAAGCCTTGACACTGTATAAACAGCCACAAAATTTATCCTCTTCAAGCACTAGGTATGCATCGTCAAAAAGAAAGAAGCGGAAGGGACATAAAGATCATGAGGATGATACAGTTCAAGGATTCCAGCGTATGAGAGATCTTAGGGAAATTGGAACAAAGAATGTTCCCAAGCAGAAGTCTGGTGCAGGACCTGTTTCAGATGTACCTCTTTTTGAAAGTGGACCGAGCTTTGGCTATGATTTGTCCAGTGCCAATGGGATAAAAAAGGGTAAGCAGTCTCAGTCATCCATAAAAAAGAAACGGTCCAGTATCGGGCAGTCCTATGATAGTTTGAGTAAGAAAGATAGGCATCGCCCTCTATCAATGTTATCTGAAGATTCTGAAGTGTCTGGAACTTATTATCATTGGGACCCTTCAGTCCAGTCTTCTAGTCAGTACCCAGGAGGCCAGATACCCAATTTGTTTGAATCAAGTAGggcaaaaaatatttttccgtCTGATGTAAATAACTGTTCCTACAGCTCAGGCACTTCAAGTTTGGAGACATTATTAGATACATCACACATCAATCATAAAGGTTCTGTAAATGCTGTTACTCTCAAGGATGCTGACCCATGCACGACTGGATTTCTCAATGATGACTGCCTTGATTGTGATGGATTTCTTGATGCCGTTACTTTGGAGGGTGATGTTCTGCAGGAAG GCCATTTGGATACTTATGGATCTTGTGCATCCATAAAGGATCAAATTTCAAAACTGGGTAATCAAAGTACTGGCTGTGGCATAGGTGGCATACCTTCAACTCGACATAATAGAAATTCCAAGAAGAAAAGCATAACGTCTGTCAATTTGATACCTAAAGAAAGCCAGAAGAGGGATATAAATTCGCTGCTGCAATGTGAAGGGATTATAAAATCGGAAGGTACTGTCTTTAGGCCTGCTGAACTTGAGGATAATACACAACATGCGACTCCTGAGCATGATGAGTCCTCTGAAACTATAAGCAACCATTCAAACTCGGAGAAGGGCACAACATCATTCTCCAATTATGTTCCGCTTCAAGTACTACCACCGCCTGGACAGCGGCCTGATCTGAAACCTCCAAGATGCCCTGTAACGAGTCCAACCAAGAGAGCACGCACAGATAGATTATATGATGTTGAGCTGACTGTCCAAAGAAGCTACAAGGGTCATCATGTGCCCCTTGTTTCCCTCATGAGTAAATGGACAGGTAAACCAATTGTGGGGTATCCTGTCACCGTGGAGGTTTTGGAGGATAGTTGTCCCATAACAAGTAGAGATGAGCACCACCCTGTGAAGGGCAGTCTAGACTCCTTACTGAAGAGCAAAGTTGCAGAACCACGGCAAGCAAGATCTTCACATGCACCACGATCAAAATCTAAATCCAGTGGACGTAAAAAGGCCTCAGAACATGATTTGGACAAGTCTTGGCGGCCCCATACCAAGAAACCAGCATCTTCACCGAGGAAAATGAGGAGGCTATCATCTTTCGCCGGCAGCCGGAGAGAGTGTGCAGACCAGAAGCCTGTAGTTGCAAAAACTGGCGGACCAGCAGTTGCGTGCGTCCCACTTCGGCTCGTTTTCAGTAGGATCAATGAAGCACTAAGCTTTCCGTTGAGACAGGAAAACCCCACCTGA